GCCGCAGGCTGAGCCATCTTGCACTGCTCCGCAAGTCGATGGATTGTCAGCGGATGGACTGGCGCGAAGACGGAATTCTTCTGGCTCTGCGGCGACATGGCGAAAGCGCGGCGATCATCGAGGTCTTCACGCCCGGCCATGGCCGACATGCCGGAATCGTGCGCGGCGGGGCGTCGCGCAGGCTGGCGCCGATGTTGCAGCCGGGGGCGCAGCTTGACCTGGCCTGGCGCGCCCGGTTGGAAGAACACCTTGGGTATTTCGCAGTCGAGCCGCGCCGGTCGCGTATGGATCATCTCGGCAACCGGCTGGCGCTGGCGGGGCTGAATGCCGTCACCGGGCTGCTGGTCTTCTGCCTGCCCGAACGGGCGCCCTATCCGGGGCTTTATCACCAGACGGAACAGCTGCTGGACCTGATGGGGCAGGACGACCTATGGCCGCTGGCCTACCTGGGCTGGGAACAGCGCCTGCTTGAGGAAACGGGGTTCGGCCTTGATCTGGGCAGCTGTGCCGTCACCGGCGCACGAGAAGGGCTGGAACTGGTCTCTCCCCGGACCGGGCGGGCGGTGACGCGGGCCGGAGCAGGGGACTATGCCGACCGCCTGTTGCCGCTGCCGCCCTGCATGCTGGGGCAGGGGGCGGCAACGGATGCGGATGTGTTCGAGGCGCTTGAGGTGACAGGGCACTTCCTTCGCAACCATCTGGCGCCGGAACTGGGCAGCAAACCATTGCCGGATGCGCGTCAGAGGCTGATCGACCTGATCGCCCGGCGGGCTGCCGCCGGGACCTGAACCGCCTATTCTCCGGTCGCAAGCCGGGCAAAGCCAAGCCGGATACCCGGCCCTTCCAGCCCCAGCCTGTCCTTTCCCGGATCAACCGTGGTCACCCGGTTCAGCGCCGCGAAAAAGGCGGTCTCGGCGGGGAGGTCCGGACAACCCTTTCGGGTCGAAAAGACCCCGTAGATGCGAAAGTCCTGCCCGACCCCGGTCCAGCTGCCACCGTAGTTGTTGCAGGGCGCGACGCCATGCAGCCGGCCTTCTTCCGCAATGATCAAGGTGGCACGCCCGGCGTCGGGCACGGTCGCGCCATTGAGGCTGTGCAATTGCCAGGTGGTCTCGGGGTCGATCGGAGTTTCCTCGCGACAGGCGCTCAGCAGCGCCAGGGTCAGGACCGGTGCCGCCAGCGGCAGTCGCCGGGGAATGGTCGCGATGGCACGCCGCAGGGAGGTCCGGCCGCCCCCTTCCCACCAGAGGCAGAGGGCGAAAGCGGCGCGTTTAGCGCAGCGCCAGGACAAGATCCACCAGGGTATCCAGGGCCGTCTCATTTTCGGGGGTGCCGCCTTCGCCGATCTGCACGATGCCGATCTGTGCGCCGTAAAGCATCCGGGCGATATCGGGATTGGTCACGCCGATCTGACGCAGGATGTCTTGCAAATAGCTGAGCCGGCGCGCATCGATATCCGCAAGGGTCGCCGCCGCATTGGCATCGGTCCGCGCCCAGGCCCGCAGGGCGGTTTCCGCTGCCATGTCGCCGGTAAAGCCATTGCGCATGATCTCGTGCAGTCGCGCCACCGATTGCCGCTTGTCCGACGGCATCTCGTGGTCGGCGCTGGCCATGCGACCCCAGAAATCCAGCAGCGCCTTGCGATAGGCGGGTACATCCGCGAAATGCCAGTAGAAGGATCCCTTGGTCGTGCCCAGTTCGCGCGCGAGGGGTTCTGCCTTCAACGCCTCCGGCCCGGCCACAGCGAGGGCCTGAAGACCGGCATTCAGCCAGTCATCCGGGGAAAGGCGAGGTTTGCGACTCATATGGAAACCATACGTGAGTCGCTGCAGCGCAGCAACGCACCGGGGCGGATCCGTGCCGATCAAGGGCACGGTGACGGCGGTTTGACGCCACACGGGCGAACCAATGCCTTGCGACGTGCGCTAAAGGCGAGGGCCCCGCCCTGAAGCTTGATCTGGCGCCGGAAAGGCGCAGGTCGGGCTGACGTCAGGCGGGGTCCTGCGAAGGGTCAGGCAGGGTCCGTGATCCGCAGGGAAATCGGCTCCAGCCCGTCGATCCGGCCTTCGATCAGATCGCCGGGTTGCACCGGCCCGACGCCTTCGGGGGTGCCGGTCATGATCACGTCGCCCGCCCCAAGGTGATAATACCCCGACAGGTCGCAAAGCACGGCCGCCACGTCGTGCAGCATCAGGTCCAGGGTCGAATCCTGCTTCATCGTGCCATTCTGCGTCAG
The Pseudooceanicola algae genome window above contains:
- the recO gene encoding DNA repair protein RecO; its protein translation is MDWREDGILLALRRHGESAAIIEVFTPGHGRHAGIVRGGASRRLAPMLQPGAQLDLAWRARLEEHLGYFAVEPRRSRMDHLGNRLALAGLNAVTGLLVFCLPERAPYPGLYHQTEQLLDLMGQDDLWPLAYLGWEQRLLEETGFGLDLGSCAVTGAREGLELVSPRTGRAVTRAGAGDYADRLLPLPPCMLGQGAATDADVFEALEVTGHFLRNHLAPELGSKPLPDARQRLIDLIARRAAAGT
- a CDS encoding META domain-containing protein, whose protein sequence is MSWRCAKRAAFALCLWWEGGGRTSLRRAIATIPRRLPLAAPVLTLALLSACREETPIDPETTWQLHSLNGATVPDAGRATLIIAEEGRLHGVAPCNNYGGSWTGVGQDFRIYGVFSTRKGCPDLPAETAFFAALNRVTTVDPGKDRLGLEGPGIRLGFARLATGE
- a CDS encoding TetR/AcrR family transcriptional regulator, yielding MSRKPRLSPDDWLNAGLQALAVAGPEALKAEPLARELGTTKGSFYWHFADVPAYRKALLDFWGRMASADHEMPSDKRQSVARLHEIMRNGFTGDMAAETALRAWARTDANAAATLADIDARRLSYLQDILRQIGVTNPDIARMLYGAQIGIVQIGEGGTPENETALDTLVDLVLALR